Part of the Salmo trutta chromosome 5, fSalTru1.1, whole genome shotgun sequence genome is shown below.
TAAAAAGGCGCTGACTGGGTTTGCATTTGTGAATGCGTTTAGAAAAACAGATCATCATCAAGATAAGACAGTAAAAATTATTCAAGACGTTATAGGTGAATACAATCTCTCAATCAAAACTTTCACCATGCAGGCAGATAACCAGGTATAGTGATGTGATCACAGCACGATCCCAGCTATAGGTTGATGGGATGTGAGCGCTATGATCAGATCTCACCTGTAGTTCTAGTGGCCCATGCTGCTCTGGATGTCTCCCCGTCTGCCTGAGAGACACCGGGCTCTGgatgtctccctgtctgtctgggtgAGAGACACCGGGCTCTGGATGTCTCCACTGCTGCACTTGCCCAAGCTTCCTTGGCTGGAGTCAACACAACAGCAAAATAATCCAACTCAGCTACTCTGAGTGAACAAGCCAACAACTAATACTTCACTTAGGGGTCATCTAAGACTGATCAAAATAAAACATGTcaactatccacacacacacacacacacattgcgtCAACAGTTGTTTCCCTTAAGTTGTGTATCTACATGACCAATACGCAACGCTAGTTGGCATGATGCAGTAAATGTTGTGGAATGACAAGTATGTATGACAAGTTGTGAGACATTACTGCTAGAAAAGACAAGGCATGATGGACAATAGGTCAGAGGTTCAGCTGTGCACTTTTGGTTTTAACCAGCTGCAGACTTTGATTCTAATGGTTtaaaaggtagactcagctaAATGACTGCCACGAGCAACACCGCAGATATTGAGACGAGCAAGATGCAAGACTTTGCGCTCAacacagtatctgcgcatgtgcacgggTTCGCTTCACTCTGTTACAGCGTTGTAGGTAAAGAATAAAAAAAGTTCAGCCTCGCACTTTGTGGAAATTGACCCACCATGcggtttactttctgcatctacttcacgtcgctgagtctacctttaaaacaGAGCTGCATTTCTCATGTTTAGCTGAGGTAAGGGACAATGGTGGTCCCAGTCGAAAGCCTGTCACATAACAGTGCCGAAATGCTGTTTCAGATTGCGCTCTAGGGCGAGGTCTTATATCGGAGCCATTGCAGCTGCACTGACGTGGTAAACCTCCTACGGATTCCCCAGTCTGATATGCTACCATTCTACTCATGAAACACTGCAGGCTAGAGAACACGCCTTTTAAACCTGTGCGACGACTTAAATTGTTGTTTTTGGATCATTGAGGTATGACGTATTGACCCAAGAATCTACCTGGGTTTATTGGTTAAGACGCTGTTCCCGGGAAAGAGGAAAACATTCACTGTGTCTGAAGCAAACCATACAAGAATGTATCTAATTACAaaaacaaagggaaacccagggTGTATTTTTAAGTCCGACTCCAATCTTGTGAGAGAAGGCACATAAGAGTCTTGAGTTGAATAAGGCGGATTAATGTCCACTGTGCAGGCTCTGCAGAGGTATCCCATCTCCAGAGACTGACAGAACAGTCCAAAGATAACAAGCCACGGGTATAGAAGTATTCTTGTCCCTTGCCATGCCTCAGAGGgagatcagagagagggaggaatgtatGGTGTATAGTCCCAGTACTGTCTTCTGTAGGCCTATGCATTCCACCACACCACTCAGTAGTAGTTAAACTTGACCTTCTCAATGTCACCGATCAGTGTCCGAGCAAAGAAGATGCCCATCATCTGAGAAGTGAGAAGAATTCACAGCATTAGCTTAGAACATATCCACATGTAGTCTGTCATTTCAATATACTTATATTTACCTGGAGTACAGATATAACGATGAATACTCCAGCTATTATGTAGATATTCCGAGGCAGCCACTCCTCCAAGGCTGGGATGCAGCCCTTGACGTAAATGGCGTTACTCCAGACCCCCTGCAACAGGAAATGACAGCTATACGGAATGCTCTTTCATACCTTCGTATATACCGGCTTACTCAAATCACCTTACTACAACTCTTGGTGCACTTAATGCATCTTATAAAAGCCTAGATCCAACACATTGCTATTTCAAATACTAAAGATTTAACACCAAGTGTGTGTCGCCAAGAAGTTTCGAGAATTTGAACAAAAAAAGTACTTTCCGCTATTGTGTAGCCTTTATCCATGACAGCCTATGAAAACATCTTAGTGAAACTGATAGAGCATCATAAAGGGCAGAGGAAAGGTCAACGCTGGCAAATATTTGGTTCTTCTGCAATGAATTGAGTCATCTATGATGAAAAGCAAAACTCAGCTCTTCCATTATCAATGCGCATCTGCAGTGTCTAAGACGTTTTTCCTGACCAACAAAGATGACAAATAAGTCTGCCTTGAAACCTTGTAAAGCCCTGTATGGTTCTTCCGTCTCCCAAACTAATAACAATGAAGACAAATAGTTCATTCTGAGCCAGGGGACCAGAACCAATGTAAAACAAGGTGAATGTGAAAAACACCCATTTAAACCCCAACTTGGAGAGCGACCACTGAAACACTAGGCCAAAATATAGATGAAGAGTAATTTATTTTCAGCCTGCCGCTCTCCGTAATAACAGAGATTCACAGGGGCAGAAGGGAGCCTGACACGACATGTGTTTATCCCATTTGGGTAATAGGGAGAAAAGACACTGTCAATACAGAGTTTAAATGACCTGCCACTAAAGCCTGTATCATCTACCCTTAAGAAATGGAAGTTCTCTTTCTGCACTGAAATTGCCCCTTAAACTTTTACTCACAATACAAAATGTTTTCCTTTCACAGCAATAGTTTTAATACAGCTAGTACAGAGGCGGATTGTTGCAAACAGTAGACATGGATGCATATATAGGTGATATAAAGATAGTTCGGGATATttaacactagttagcaattgcggtAACGCTAGTTGGAAGCTTCCTTCAAACTGAACGCAGAGACATACATTttatccacgagttcatccgactctggggaagtagataaagggcttcttTGCCAAAaccctgaagtatccctttaaaaaaGACATGCAGTAGGATATAATGAAGAGAAAAAGCATCGCTAAATAGCATATATTATGTACACATGTATGTGATGTGTGCGCTGGATAGGGTCATACCTTTGGACCTTTACGGACATCATATCCACACTGGGTGTTTAAAACGGTGTcctgaggagagagaaacagctCGATTTAGTACCGGCAGTGTCAAGGACTAACAAGAGGCATACCTAAAAATGAGTATGACAGTGGGAGTTGTAACACGAGAACAGAGTGACTTATTCAGAGGAGACAGCTACTGATGGAGCAATGACACCAATGGCGTATTTCCATACAGGATTTGACCAGTGTTTCACCCAAAATAAATCAGGCTTTTCAGTTTCAACCTACGCAGCACAGCACCCGTGTCTCACTTGGGGCCAAAGCccaggccactggtacttttcagccggcatttacataacaatggctaactgaaCTTTAACACCGTCTCACAAAGCAGTTGTTTTGattatgcagaggttgttgattctgctcttcacaagtcctcactgTCAGCCCTAGCTATACAAACAATTTCCCTAGTATAACATGAGGGTGTATACACTAGTGTAACAGTGGAAAAGCAGCACAAGAGACATGGAGAGAAGGGCAGAGAGTACTTACTGCAGGGTCACTGAGGCAGCAGGAGAAGGGCACTCCACACCTCTCTCTGCTGGGGTTGTTGACGGTGCAGTTGAAGTAGAGATTCAGGTTCCAGTCATCAGGCTCCTTGGCTCCGCAACAGTGGTTCTAGGACAGACAGTAAATGGGAGTTTGAATCAGAGATGGTTCTAACTAACCAAACACACTGAAGCGTCTTCATACCACACATCTGACAGTGTAGGACTGAGCATACAATACAAATACACTGGGAGGACAACAGTTCAGGTCTCATCAGGTCCCCAGAAAACAACAGGCCATTGTAGCGAGACTTATGAAAACAAGCACACACTAACACTGGAATGTATGAACAATCTCTGTGAGCGGTTAGAAGGAAAGGAAACAATGTGACAGAAAGGATGTGAGAGACAGCATGAAACAAAACAGCAGCAAGACATTATCAGGGAGGGGAAAGAGGCAGTGGTTAAAACATCACCTTGTGTCTCACAatccctttctctctgcctctataTCCCATTACCCACCCCCACAACTTGcatagctctccctctctcctaccatctTTTGCAGGGAGTCGATGAGGTTCTGCAGGTCGATGTCCTCTCTGTAGGCCTTGACGTTGGCCAGGAAGAAGTCATTGATCCACTCCCTGACGTTGTCCTGAAAGACAAACGCCAGCACGGCTGCCGTCAGCTCCAGGAAGAAGATGAACCCGATGACCCCTGAGAACTGAAGGAGAGGAACAAGCCATTTACCCGTGGTGTGAGACTAATAGAGGGGCATCAGAGTcagacacagaaagacaggaCAGTCGTGTTTGTGGTAGCATGagtagaaaaaaaaacaattgcaTACCCTTATCAATAGAGTAGTGTTATCGCAATACCAAAATGTTACTAATGAttcgataccaggccaagaatagCGATACCACAGAGGAAAACAATTCTGAGTGGCCTAGCGCCCGGTTCATCCCGTCCCTGCGATGCTTGTTCCCATTTTCTAAATGTTATGCGCATGTGCTACATCAACAACCTTTCACTGATATTCACACTCCTACTCAACACATATAGTATTCAACATCACACTAACATACTGGATAGAATGGCTGATTTTGTCACATTTTCAAAGGCCTACCTGCGATTCGGCTGGAGGAATACacatgcataatgatctgcatgtcattgtggCAATAAGGGGGAAAACGCAGCATGAAACCTTTACCTCTTCATTAAAAACAGACAGATGCTCCCTCCGTCTCCCACACACTAGGCCTACCTGttaaattctctagcaacagctgtggtggacattgcctgcagccagcatgccaactgcacacatttttgcacaaaatttgagaaataaGGTTTTGGTGGGTATAGAAAGTTTCTGGGATgctgcgtttatgtttttgttcagtgtatatcaaATATGCGTTAAATCGAGCAGAAAATAAAAAAGGTAGCTCCGGTAATAGGGGCAATGTTTTTTTGCCATTTGAGCTAGAGACAAGATATTCTCTCTGCTGTAAAGCTGCAAGTATGCCTGTCATTTACCTGTGCTGCATTTGTCCTCTGGCACTCAAAGGCTGCTTGACAGTGAACTTGCACAGCCTACTCAGACTGGCCTGTGCTTTATGAAATGATACATTGTATCAACTTTGCTCGCACTGCTCCAATGTAACAGAAGACTCATCAGGGTGTGCATCCCCACTCCACATCACTGCTAAATTCTATTTTAAAAACTGATTGAGGAATATATGCACAGACAGAGCGgactgagagaagcaggtgagtgatggCTGGAAGGGGATGTGGCTGCCGGCTGGCTGATTACAGCTCCCACACCTGACATATGCATAAAAGTGAAGTGGATATTATTGGACTGGGGCATTCAAGAGACTAGCgctgcttaaaaaaaaaaaatctaactgaATTTATAAAACACTTAACATTTTATAACAGGCGCCAGCAGATTCTTTAGATTGGTAGGGCTGAAGAATGTGGTACTGTCACATGAAACTTTACTACGGTTATCTTAAAAGTTTGTATCGTAAGTATCGTGATGTTTTGATACTCTGATATTACCGTGCAACACTACAATGCAGGATGTGGTGAATGAAGGAATCCCTTATTCATAGATTCACTCATTAAGATAGACACCCCTTGTTAGTCATCGGATGTGGAATCAACTGCGGAGCATGTCTGACTCATGGAGCACAAGCTGGGCCAACAGAGGTGCATGTTTGTAAGGGCAGCTAAAATATATTTACCAGTATGCTATGAGACACAGAGAAAAAGGATTGCTGAAGGGGTGCAGTACTCACAAATTTGAGGAGGCAAATGTTCTCCCTGAGTGCACCTACACATCCTGCGAAGCCCAGGATGAAGGTGATCGCTCCCACGGCCAGCACCAGCCACACAGGGTCAAAGCCATGCAGCCGCGTCACCTGGGTCAGGTCCAACAGCACACCCTGTAGGTGAGAGAGCAGTCGAGTTAAAGGCCTAGTGCAGTCAAAAAGACAATATTTCTAAAATATAGATATAGCCACacaatgaggttggaataatactgtgatatTACAAAAATTATAATGCTCTAAGTccaagagctgtttgaaaagactgcctgttTTGTTGAGATGGAGGTTTGGCCTtcaatggtgacatcaccaggcggtcaATTAATTAGACCAATAAGTTCCAAACATCTtacaataacagctagttttcagttttccccactCCCAAAACAGCCCTAACAAAAttattgctctttgctaagaagctattggtttcttttttaccattttaattgaaaaacaaTCCCAGAAAGGTACTTAATTGGTACCCAGAAAGGATTTGGTAGAGATAAAATGGCTGCATCAGACCTTTAACAGTTGAGCCAACAGACCCCCAAGCTGTTGTGTATGGCGACACAGGACCGAAGTCTGGTCAATTATTTGAAATCTATTTTGCTAATTTTTTTCGGTGAGCTCAATTCACATATCGCAGTTTCTCTAGATAGAAATCATATCAAGTCTttactgtgcgatgtagtagggagaaatattttccaacaggccaatatccTATATAGCTTTGTGCAGAAAATgttgtaattaactacaatgaccataatccatctACTTGTCCGGTCTCTCTTTTATGACTGCTAAATTAGGTTAGAATGTGCGAGGGGGTAGAGAGCAGTTGCTTCACAAGGTATCGCTACATGAAAATACATGGTTGGTATCCAGCAGTGACAAGtttgccttatttactttaaagaACTAAAACTGTGATTTTGTCaaacagcataggcagcagctctatagagattaGATGACCAACAAAT
Proteins encoded:
- the LOC115193659 gene encoding tetraspanin-14, encoding MHYYRYENEEVSCCYKYLMFSYNIIFWLAGAAFIAIGFWAWSEKGVLLDLTQVTRLHGFDPVWLVLAVGAITFILGFAGCVGALRENICLLKFFSGVIGFIFFLELTAAVLAFVFQDNVREWINDFFLANVKAYREDIDLQNLIDSLQKMNHCCGAKEPDDWNLNLYFNCTVNNPSRERCGVPFSCCLSDPADTVLNTQCGYDVRKGPKGVWSNAIYVKGCIPALEEWLPRNIYIIAGVFIVISVLQMMGIFFARTLIGDIEKVKFNYY